In Chryseobacterium gotjawalense, the following are encoded in one genomic region:
- the aat gene encoding leucyl/phenylalanyl-tRNA--protein transferase: MILLDPNEISFPDPALLESESGIMAMGGDLSPQRLYFAYQLGLFPWYNPGEEILWWCPDPRFVLFPQDLKISKSMKKILRDEVFTFTTNTCFREVMEECKNTFRKDQDGTWISEELIDSFVELQENGIAKSIEVWQNDQLVGGFYGLQIGKIFCGESMFAKVSNASKAGFIHFIQSQKENLELIDCQIYSEHLESLGATMISKKDYLNLLKNQQI; the protein is encoded by the coding sequence ATGATTCTCCTAGATCCCAATGAAATTTCTTTTCCTGATCCCGCTTTGTTGGAGTCAGAATCCGGAATCATGGCCATGGGTGGCGATCTGTCGCCTCAGAGGTTGTATTTCGCTTATCAGCTCGGGCTGTTTCCGTGGTATAATCCGGGCGAAGAAATCCTTTGGTGGTGTCCCGATCCAAGATTCGTGCTTTTTCCCCAAGATTTAAAAATTTCTAAATCGATGAAAAAGATTTTGCGCGATGAGGTTTTTACTTTTACCACAAATACATGTTTTCGCGAAGTCATGGAAGAATGCAAAAATACTTTTAGAAAAGATCAGGACGGAACCTGGATTTCAGAGGAGTTAATCGATTCTTTTGTAGAGCTTCAGGAAAATGGGATCGCAAAAAGTATTGAAGTTTGGCAAAATGATCAGTTAGTCGGTGGATTCTACGGCCTGCAGATCGGGAAAATATTCTGTGGCGAAAGCATGTTTGCGAAAGTGAGCAACGCTTCGAAAGCGGGATTTATTCATTTTATTCAAAGTCAGAAAGAAAACCTGGAATTGATCGACTGTCAGATTTATTCCGAACATTTGGAAAGTTTGGGCGCAACCATGATTTCAAAAAAAGACTATTTAAATCTATTAAAAAATCAACAAATATGA
- a CDS encoding DUF3127 domain-containing protein encodes MELQGTVKKITEVQTFASGFQKREMVLTTEEQYPQPINIEFLQEKGDLLNPLKEGDKVKVSINIRGREWTSPQGEVKYFNSITGWKVENLESAGGFEPTQATPSATKPAEGKGVFEEDEDDLPF; translated from the coding sequence ATGGAATTACAAGGAACAGTAAAGAAAATAACTGAAGTTCAGACGTTTGCGAGCGGATTTCAGAAAAGAGAAATGGTTTTAACAACCGAAGAGCAGTATCCGCAACCCATTAATATCGAATTTCTTCAAGAAAAAGGAGATTTACTTAATCCCTTGAAAGAAGGTGATAAAGTGAAAGTTTCTATCAATATTAGAGGGAGAGAGTGGACTTCACCACAAGGAGAAGTGAAATATTTCAACTCAATCACAGGCTGGAAAGTTGAAAACTTAGAATCAGCTGGTGGTTTTGAACCAACTCAGGCAACACCATCTGCAACTAAACCTGCGGAAGGAAAAGGCGTTTTTGAAGAAGACGAAGACGATTTGCCGTTTTAA
- a CDS encoding DUF2797 domain-containing protein, whose protein sequence is MKFSGQILKMATQNGQPIQYFLNLSNDLINMNQLIGKNIKLKHIGYECVSCDNDEKIYRMGFCKKCFFESPFASETIIRPELSTAHLGIGERNLEVEESIQLKPHIVYLAYTGDVKVGVTRASQIPTRWIDQGATFALPIAKTENRYEAGMIEVAMKEHLADKTNWRKMLEDDYEDDLDLADFREKIKNHFPEDFKNFYSGEEEIVKLDFPYEAPEKITSFTLDKNPEFEGILKGIKGQYLAFEGGKFINIRGHEGYVIEMEI, encoded by the coding sequence ATGAAATTCTCCGGACAGATTCTTAAAATGGCCACTCAAAATGGTCAGCCAATTCAGTATTTCCTTAACCTGTCGAATGATTTAATTAATATGAATCAGTTGATCGGTAAGAATATTAAATTGAAACATATCGGTTACGAGTGTGTAAGTTGCGACAATGACGAGAAAATCTACCGGATGGGTTTCTGCAAAAAATGTTTTTTCGAAAGCCCTTTTGCCAGCGAGACGATTATTCGGCCGGAACTGTCTACGGCGCATTTGGGAATTGGCGAACGGAATTTAGAAGTTGAGGAATCGATTCAGCTAAAACCGCATATCGTTTATCTGGCTTACACTGGCGATGTGAAAGTGGGCGTAACAAGAGCGTCGCAAATCCCCACGAGATGGATCGATCAGGGTGCAACATTCGCACTTCCGATTGCAAAAACAGAAAACCGCTACGAAGCCGGCATGATTGAAGTGGCAATGAAAGAACATCTTGCCGATAAAACCAACTGGCGCAAAATGCTGGAAGATGATTATGAAGATGATTTGGATCTAGCTGACTTCCGCGAGAAAATAAAAAACCATTTCCCCGAAGATTTCAAAAATTTCTATTCCGGTGAAGAAGAAATTGTAAAACTCGATTTTCCGTATGAAGCACCAGAAAAAATCACGTCTTTTACTTTAGATAAAAATCCGGAATTTGAAGGGATTCTAAAAGGAATTAAAGGACAGTATCTTGCTTTCGAAGGTGGGAAATTTATTAATATCAGAGGTCATGAAGGGTATGTGATTGAGATGGAGATATGA
- a CDS encoding GDP-mannose 4,6-dehydratase has product MNYIITGGSGFIGSHLIEHLLKNGHSVINVDNFDDFYDYKIKIKNTLESVGEMLEFTFHEKELDVQKLIFETSSKNYQLYYQDIRDKEGLEKIFQKHKIDIVIHLAALAGVRPSIERPLEYEEVNIKGTMNLWELCKDFKIKKFINASSSSVYGNNEKTPFSEEDAVEKPISPYAATKKCVEILGHVYHHLYGIDIIHLRFFTVYGPRQRPDLAIHKFTKLISEDKEIPFYGDGSTARDYTFIEDIIEGIQKSIVYIETHDHVYEIINLGESEVISLDEMVTAIENELEKKALKKNLPMQPGDVIKTSADIEKAKTLIGYQPRTHFQNGIKKFVEWFLRNAS; this is encoded by the coding sequence ATGAATTACATCATAACAGGCGGCTCGGGATTTATAGGTTCTCATTTGATCGAGCACTTATTAAAAAATGGACATTCTGTCATTAATGTTGACAACTTTGATGATTTTTATGATTACAAGATTAAAATCAAAAATACGCTGGAATCCGTTGGAGAAATGCTAGAGTTTACCTTCCATGAAAAAGAACTGGACGTTCAGAAATTAATTTTTGAAACCTCATCAAAAAATTATCAGCTATATTATCAGGACATTAGAGATAAAGAAGGATTAGAGAAAATTTTTCAAAAGCATAAAATTGATATCGTGATTCATCTTGCAGCTTTAGCAGGCGTTCGTCCTTCGATCGAGCGGCCGCTTGAGTATGAGGAAGTGAATATCAAAGGAACCATGAATCTTTGGGAGTTGTGCAAAGATTTTAAAATTAAAAAATTCATCAACGCTTCAAGTTCGAGTGTTTACGGGAATAATGAAAAAACGCCTTTTTCAGAAGAAGATGCTGTAGAGAAACCTATTTCGCCTTACGCTGCCACGAAAAAATGTGTTGAGATTTTAGGACATGTTTATCATCATCTTTATGGAATTGATATCATTCATCTGCGGTTTTTTACCGTTTACGGCCCCCGACAAAGGCCTGATCTTGCGATTCATAAATTCACCAAACTCATATCCGAAGACAAAGAAATCCCTTTTTATGGAGATGGCTCTACCGCAAGAGATTATACTTTCATTGAAGACATCATTGAAGGCATTCAGAAATCAATTGTGTATATTGAAACGCACGATCATGTTTACGAAATCATCAATTTGGGTGAAAGTGAAGTGATTTCCCTGGATGAAATGGTGACCGCAATTGAAAATGAACTAGAAAAGAAAGCACTGAAAAAAAATCTGCCAATGCAACCCGGCGATGTGATAAAAACGAGTGCGGATATTGAAAAAGCCAAAACTTTAATCGGTTATCAGCCAAGAACTCATTTCCAAAATGGCATAAAAAAGTTTGTGGAATGGTTTTTGAGAAATGCTTCCTGA
- a CDS encoding DUF2795 domain-containing protein: MYWTLELASYLSDAPWPMTKAELIDYAIRTGAPMEVVENLQAIEDEGEIYDSIEEVWSDYPTDDDYLWNEDEY, translated from the coding sequence ATGTATTGGACATTAGAATTAGCTTCTTATTTAAGCGACGCACCTTGGCCTATGACAAAGGCGGAACTTATTGATTATGCAATTAGAACAGGTGCACCAATGGAAGTGGTAGAAAATCTTCAAGCCATCGAAGATGAAGGGGAAATCTATGACTCGATTGAGGAGGTATGGAGCGATTATCCTACCGATGATGATTATCTTTGGAATGAAGATGAATATTAA